A region of Nostoc sp. 'Peltigera membranacea cyanobiont' N6 DNA encodes the following proteins:
- the vapC gene encoding type II toxin-antitoxin system VapC family toxin, translating into MKVIVDTSVWSLALRRNYKVDESPYVAVLRELITDGRVALLGAVRQEILSGIRNANQYNRLKNYLRAFPNLELDMEDYELASEFYNTCRSNGIQSANTDFLICSAAVRRNYTIVTTDKDFDNFSQHIPITLFQC; encoded by the coding sequence ATGAAAGTCATTGTTGATACTTCAGTCTGGTCTTTAGCTCTCAGACGCAATTATAAAGTTGATGAATCACCCTATGTTGCAGTGTTGCGAGAATTAATTACTGATGGTCGAGTTGCTTTGCTTGGCGCTGTTCGGCAAGAGATACTCTCAGGTATTCGTAACGCCAACCAATACAATCGGCTGAAAAATTATCTTCGCGCATTTCCCAATCTTGAGTTAGATATGGAAGACTATGAACTTGCTTCTGAGTTTTATAACACTTGCCGAAGCAATGGTATTCAAAGTGCAAACACTGATTTTCTCATTTGTTCCGCAGCCGTTCGGAGAAATTACACAATAGTAACCACAGATAAAGATTTTGATAATTTCAGTCAGCATATTCCGATAACCTTATTTCAATGCTAG
- a CDS encoding leucine-rich repeat domain-containing protein produces the protein MSSFHTLELKEVEQIFETYRRKSGHSTELETELTICDYRQLEYLPETIGNLTSLTALYICDCSRLKELPETIGKLKNLKKLKIWGCISDLIDFDKLPDTIGELKSLTYLRIHGTALQSLPDTIGNLDNLEYLEISGNWEFHQLTDTIGNLKKLKTLSIEGNEKLTSLPESLGELGSLEDLYISRNALEYLPESIGRLQSIQYIDAHENFFRSLPESICNLKLLKDNIYK, from the coding sequence ATGAGTTCTTTTCACACTCTAGAACTAAAAGAAGTTGAGCAAATTTTTGAAACCTATAGAAGAAAATCTGGTCATTCGACAGAACTTGAAACAGAACTTACAATTTGCGATTATCGTCAACTTGAGTATCTACCTGAAACTATCGGCAATCTTACAAGTTTAACCGCTCTATATATTTGTGATTGTTCAAGACTTAAAGAACTACCAGAAACTATCGGCAAGTTGAAAAATCTTAAGAAACTAAAAATTTGGGGTTGTATAAGCGATCTTATTGATTTTGATAAACTTCCTGATACTATTGGAGAGCTTAAATCCTTGACCTACCTTCGAATTCACGGAACTGCGCTACAATCATTACCTGATACAATTGGTAATCTCGATAACCTGGAATATTTAGAAATTAGTGGAAATTGGGAATTCCACCAATTAACTGATACAATTGGTAATTTGAAAAAATTAAAAACTCTTTCTATTGAAGGCAATGAAAAATTAACATCTTTACCAGAAAGTCTTGGTGAATTAGGAAGTCTTGAAGACCTATATATAAGTAGGAACGCTTTAGAATATTTACCAGAAAGCATTGGTAGGTTACAAAGTATTCAATACATAGATGCTCATGAAAATTTTTTCCGATCCTTGCCAGAAAGCATTTGCAATTTAAAACTGCTCAAGGATAATATATATAAATAA
- the pheT gene encoding phenylalanine--tRNA ligase subunit beta: MRISLNWLRELVEIKLSPEELAETLTMAGFEVEEIEDRRTWANGVVIGKVLERQPHPNADKLSVCQVDIGAGETLNIVCGAANVKADIYVPVATTGTYLPNIDLKIKPAKLRGVPSQGMICSLKELGLPTDVDGIHIFTQENLPLGSDVRPLLGLDDVILDLTATANRADALSMVGVAREVAALTGGKLSIPEPGEVSITKSAGNLALKIADTQACPAYIGTVIEQVKIAPSPEWLQQRLRAAGVRPISNVVDITNYVLLEWGQPLHAFDCDRLKSVASSENLTIGVRFVNNGESLKTLDGQTRTLASQNLLITANEKPVALAGVMGGEETEVHEGTQSLVLEAALFDSVAIRRSSRSVGLRSEASGRYERGVNRAELEIANRRALSLISELASGILVQQEIADTRPDPSTWSRSIALRLDRVNQILGPIDLGEDTGELQEQDVERILTALGCQLTPSGEDSSHQPTWSVSVPPYRYRDLEREIDLIEEIARLYGYNRFCDTLPEKSEGGYLPLDEELIRKLRAFLRAEGLTELIHYSLVKPGEDRQIVLSNPLFVEYSALRNDLISGLVDAFQYNLEQGNGALNGFEIGQIFWREEDGFQETEALAGIIGGDRTVGKWSKSGREEPITWFEAKGILESVFRQLALEVEFQPDRRDDRLHPGRTASLWIRGNRLGIFGQLHPQLRREKGLPDSVYVFQLDLDVLLESVGQDEILVPAFQPYSTYPASDRDIAFFAPVKISVSEIQKVITKASKDLLESVELFDEYRGENVPEGQRSLAFRLVYRASDRTLTEAEVEPVHNKVREALVEKFGVNLRS, translated from the coding sequence ATGCGTATTTCTCTAAATTGGCTGCGCGAACTAGTAGAGATAAAACTTAGTCCCGAAGAATTAGCCGAAACCCTGACAATGGCGGGGTTTGAGGTAGAAGAGATTGAAGATCGCCGCACTTGGGCAAATGGCGTGGTTATCGGCAAAGTGCTTGAGCGTCAACCCCATCCCAACGCCGATAAATTGAGTGTTTGCCAAGTCGATATCGGTGCAGGTGAGACTTTAAATATTGTCTGTGGCGCTGCCAATGTGAAGGCAGATATCTATGTCCCAGTGGCAACTACGGGTACTTACTTACCCAATATCGATTTAAAAATTAAACCTGCAAAACTCCGTGGGGTCCCATCTCAGGGCATGATTTGTTCTTTAAAGGAACTCGGTTTGCCCACCGATGTAGACGGAATTCATATTTTTACCCAGGAAAATTTACCATTGGGTAGTGATGTGCGTCCGTTGTTGGGTTTAGATGATGTAATTTTAGACTTGACAGCAACTGCCAATCGCGCTGATGCTCTGAGTATGGTAGGTGTAGCACGAGAAGTAGCAGCTTTGACTGGTGGAAAGTTGAGCATTCCTGAACCTGGTGAAGTATCAATTACCAAAAGTGCTGGAAATTTAGCTTTAAAAATTGCTGATACCCAAGCTTGTCCTGCATACATCGGTACGGTAATTGAACAGGTAAAAATTGCTCCATCTCCCGAATGGTTGCAACAGCGTTTGCGGGCGGCTGGGGTACGTCCTATCAGTAATGTTGTGGACATTACTAACTACGTTTTGTTGGAATGGGGACAACCACTACACGCCTTTGACTGCGATCGCCTAAAATCTGTTGCAAGTAGCGAAAATTTAACAATTGGTGTCCGCTTCGTCAATAATGGAGAATCCCTCAAAACCCTAGATGGACAAACTCGCACCCTAGCATCCCAAAATTTGTTAATTACCGCTAACGAAAAACCCGTAGCACTGGCGGGAGTTATGGGTGGAGAAGAAACGGAAGTCCATGAAGGGACTCAAAGCTTAGTTTTAGAAGCAGCTTTATTTGATTCCGTGGCAATTCGCCGTTCTTCCCGCAGTGTTGGGTTAAGAAGTGAAGCTTCTGGCAGATACGAACGGGGAGTTAACCGCGCTGAGTTGGAAATCGCTAATCGCCGCGCTTTATCCTTAATTAGCGAATTGGCTAGTGGAATTCTTGTCCAGCAGGAAATTGCCGACACTCGCCCCGATCCTTCTACCTGGAGTCGTTCGATCGCACTGCGTTTAGACCGAGTTAATCAGATACTAGGGCCAATTGATTTAGGAGAGGATACAGGTGAACTCCAAGAACAAGATGTTGAGCGCATCCTAACTGCATTGGGATGTCAATTGACTCCTTCAGGCGAAGATAGCAGCCATCAACCTACATGGTCAGTTTCCGTCCCACCCTATCGTTACCGCGACTTAGAACGAGAAATTGATTTAATTGAAGAAATCGCCCGTCTCTATGGTTACAACCGATTCTGTGATACTTTACCAGAAAAATCCGAAGGTGGTTATCTGCCTTTAGACGAGGAACTGATTCGTAAATTACGGGCTTTCCTCCGGGCTGAAGGGTTGACAGAATTAATCCACTATTCTTTAGTCAAACCAGGAGAAGACAGACAGATAGTCCTGTCAAACCCCTTATTTGTCGAATATTCAGCCCTACGAAATGATTTAATATCTGGGTTGGTAGATGCCTTTCAATACAATTTAGAGCAGGGTAATGGTGCCTTGAACGGCTTTGAAATCGGACAAATTTTCTGGCGAGAAGAAGACGGTTTCCAAGAAACAGAAGCCCTCGCTGGGATTATAGGAGGCGATCGCACCGTTGGTAAATGGTCGAAGAGTGGACGCGAAGAACCCATCACCTGGTTTGAAGCTAAAGGCATTTTAGAAAGTGTATTTCGACAACTTGCCTTGGAAGTAGAATTCCAACCCGATCGCCGCGACGATCGCTTACATCCAGGACGCACCGCTTCTTTGTGGATTCGAGGTAACAGACTGGGGATTTTTGGACAACTTCATCCCCAATTGCGACGAGAAAAAGGTTTACCAGATTCCGTTTATGTTTTCCAGTTGGATCTAGATGTACTTTTAGAATCTGTAGGACAAGATGAAATTCTCGTTCCGGCATTTCAGCCCTATTCTACCTATCCAGCTAGCGATCGCGACATCGCCTTTTTCGCACCGGTGAAAATCTCAGTTTCCGA